The following coding sequences lie in one Flavobacterium cyclinae genomic window:
- the nhaC gene encoding Na+/H+ antiporter NhaC translates to MDTKIIKNKELNIWEALIPVIALIGMLAYNVLIAYNGEDDDPLAGSNQFVLLLGAGVAVIVGLFNKVSFQTMIDEVASNIKSTAGAILILLMVGALAGTWLLSGIIPSMIYYGLQILSPAIFLPATMVICSIISIATGSSWTTSATVGIALVGIGGAIGFPVGMVAGAVISGAYFGDKLSPMSDTTNLAPAMAGTDLFTHIRYMTLTTIPTFTISLLLFIFLGLTIDIHGNADTSQMLIDIEKSFHITGWLFLVPVIVIGLIFKKTEPLIALFIGVLLGGLFALIFQPQLIKELMHVDTLTFKSAYKGIMNAITTETIIPTENENLVKLFKAKGMSGMLGTIWLILCAMVFGGVMDAIGALSRISKALLKLAHSTFGLFASTVGSCLALNITASDQYLAIVVPGKMFAKAYKDKGLAPENLSRTLEDSGTVTSVLIPWNTCGAYQSGTLNVDTLDYLPYAFFNIISPIMTLIFAAFNIKIRQLVSHIKE, encoded by the coding sequence ATGGATACAAAAATCATTAAGAATAAGGAATTAAATATTTGGGAAGCATTAATCCCTGTAATTGCTCTTATTGGAATGCTCGCTTATAATGTATTGATAGCTTATAATGGAGAAGATGACGATCCTCTGGCTGGTAGTAATCAATTTGTATTATTGTTAGGAGCTGGTGTTGCTGTGATTGTAGGACTTTTTAATAAAGTTTCCTTTCAAACTATGATTGATGAAGTTGCTAGCAATATTAAATCTACTGCGGGTGCTATTCTAATACTATTAATGGTAGGTGCTTTAGCTGGAACCTGGTTATTAAGCGGTATTATTCCTTCCATGATTTACTATGGCTTACAAATATTAAGTCCGGCGATATTTTTACCTGCTACTATGGTAATTTGTTCCATAATTTCTATTGCAACAGGTAGCTCTTGGACTACATCAGCAACTGTTGGTATTGCTTTAGTAGGTATTGGAGGTGCAATTGGCTTCCCTGTTGGGATGGTAGCTGGAGCTGTTATTTCTGGAGCGTATTTTGGAGATAAATTATCACCTATGTCTGACACAACAAATTTAGCACCTGCTATGGCTGGAACTGATTTGTTTACTCACATAAGATACATGACCTTAACCACTATTCCAACCTTTACCATTTCATTGCTATTATTCATTTTTTTAGGTTTAACAATTGATATTCATGGAAATGCAGACACGTCTCAAATGTTGATTGATATCGAAAAATCCTTTCACATTACAGGTTGGCTATTCCTAGTTCCTGTAATTGTAATTGGGTTAATATTCAAAAAAACAGAACCATTAATAGCTTTATTTATTGGAGTATTATTAGGCGGATTATTTGCTTTGATTTTTCAACCCCAATTGATAAAAGAACTTATGCATGTTGACACCTTAACATTTAAGTCGGCCTATAAGGGAATTATGAACGCTATTACTACAGAAACTATTATTCCAACTGAAAATGAAAATTTAGTAAAATTATTTAAGGCTAAAGGAATGAGTGGTATGCTTGGAACCATTTGGTTAATTCTTTGTGCTATGGTTTTTGGCGGGGTAATGGATGCCATTGGGGCTTTATCAAGAATAAGTAAAGCTTTATTAAAGTTAGCACATTCAACTTTTGGATTATTTGCTTCAACTGTAGGTAGTTGTTTGGCATTAAATATTACGGCTTCAGATCAATATTTAGCAATTGTAGTTCCTGGAAAAATGTTTGCAAAGGCCTATAAAGATAAAGGGTTAGCACCTGAAAATTTGAGTAGAACATTAGAAGATTCAGGAACTGTTACTTCGGTTTTAATTCCTTGGAATACTTGTGGAGCTTATCAATCTGGGACTCTAAACGTTGATACATTAGATTATTTACCTTATGCATTTTTTAATATCATCAGTCCCATAATGACATTAATCTTTGCTGCATTTAATATTAAAATAAGACAATTAGTTTCACATATAAAAGAATAA